One region of Legionellales bacterium genomic DNA includes:
- a CDS encoding rod shape-determining protein, with product MFKKLRGMFSNDLSIDLGTANTLIYVRGKGIVLNEPSVVAIRQDGAGRKVAAVGIEAKAMLGRTPGNITAIRPLKDGVIADFFVTEKMLQHFIHKVHENRFLRPSPRVLVCVPCGSTQVERRAIRESALGAGAREVYLIEEPMAAAIGAGLPVEEASGSMVVDIGGGTTEVAIISLSGIVYASSVRIGGDRFDEAIINYVRRNYGNLIGETTAERIKTEIGTAYPNNEAKEYEVRGRNLAEGVPRSFMLNNSEILEAIQEPLSGIVGAVRGALEQAPPELAGDIAERGMVLTGGGALLRDLDQLLMEETGLPVIVAEEPLTCVARGGGRALEMMEMMGGDFLSTE from the coding sequence ATGTTTAAAAAATTACGTGGCATGTTTTCCAACGATTTATCAATCGATTTAGGTACAGCGAATACCTTAATTTATGTTCGCGGTAAAGGTATCGTCTTAAACGAACCTTCAGTAGTGGCCATTCGTCAAGATGGCGCGGGTCGTAAAGTGGCAGCGGTTGGCATTGAAGCAAAAGCGATGTTAGGTCGTACCCCAGGTAACATTACGGCAATTCGTCCGTTAAAAGATGGGGTGATTGCGGATTTTTTTGTGACTGAAAAAATGCTGCAGCATTTTATTCATAAAGTCCACGAAAATCGTTTTTTACGCCCATCCCCGCGGGTCTTAGTGTGTGTTCCTTGTGGTTCTACTCAAGTGGAACGCCGAGCCATTCGTGAATCGGCCTTGGGTGCAGGTGCGCGTGAAGTTTATTTAATCGAAGAACCCATGGCGGCTGCTATCGGTGCTGGGTTACCCGTCGAAGAAGCCAGTGGTTCTATGGTGGTGGATATTGGTGGAGGCACGACGGAAGTGGCGATCATTTCCTTAAGCGGAATTGTTTATGCCTCTTCTGTGCGAATTGGGGGCGATCGTTTCGATGAAGCCATCATTAACTATGTGCGCCGCAATTACGGTAATTTAATTGGTGAAACCACGGCAGAACGCATTAAAACCGAAATTGGCACCGCCTATCCTAATAACGAAGCAAAAGAATATGAAGTTCGTGGACGTAATTTAGCCGAAGGCGTGCCACGGAGTTTTATGCTCAATAACAGTGAAATTTTGGAAGCGATTCAAGAGCCTCTTTCTGGAATTGTTGGCGCGGTGCGTGGTGCATTAGAACAAGCTCCACCCGAATTAGCCGGTGATATCGCCGAGCGCGGCATGGTTTTAACGGGCGGTGGCGCGTTACTTCGCGATCTCGATCAACTGTTAATGGAAGAAACAGGATTACCGGTCATCGTTGCCGAAGAACCATTAACCTGTGTCGCGCGCGGAGGTGGTCGGGCACTCGAAATGATGGAAATGATGGGCGGTGATTTTCTCTCAACGGAGTAA
- the mreC gene encoding rod shape-determining protein MreC has product MKLIFKRGPLLGLRLACLIIAAMILIFLDHRSAVISPLRRSLEIALTPLQFLVNSPANVFDELHSSLRTRQQLERENAKLHAQALLLEARVQKLLAIEEENSQLKKLVNSAQKDNTRLLVAELLAVATNPFAEEAVLDKGSMQGVFVGQPVLDAYGVMGQIIAVNPFTSRMMLISDPRSGVPVVDSRSGLRAIAKGAGSSTRLNLIDVPETADITLGDVFTTSGLAQRYPYGYPVGVVTNIQHNQDDLFATITLKPFARVSRSREVILIWPTHAVPENALAKQLMAMDKDQEIAAHNQQRVVTP; this is encoded by the coding sequence ATTAAATTAATTTTTAAACGGGGTCCCTTACTCGGACTACGTCTAGCATGTTTAATAATCGCTGCGATGATCTTAATTTTTTTAGATCATCGTAGTGCTGTTATTTCGCCGCTGCGCCGTTCTTTAGAGATTGCCCTCACGCCGCTGCAATTCCTCGTCAATTCTCCGGCAAATGTCTTTGATGAATTGCATTCCAGTTTACGTACTCGTCAACAATTAGAACGTGAAAATGCCAAATTGCATGCTCAAGCATTATTACTAGAAGCACGCGTGCAAAAATTATTAGCGATTGAAGAAGAAAATTCACAGTTAAAAAAATTGGTTAACTCGGCGCAAAAGGACAATACACGATTATTAGTTGCCGAATTATTAGCCGTTGCGACTAACCCTTTTGCGGAAGAAGCGGTGCTCGATAAAGGCAGTATGCAAGGTGTTTTTGTGGGACAACCCGTACTCGATGCCTATGGTGTGATGGGACAAATTATTGCGGTGAATCCATTCACCAGTCGGATGATGTTAATTTCCGATCCGCGCAGTGGGGTTCCTGTCGTCGACTCGCGCTCTGGATTACGCGCTATTGCTAAAGGTGCGGGATCGTCCACTCGTTTAAATTTAATCGATGTACCCGAAACCGCCGATATTACCTTAGGTGATGTCTTCACGACTTCAGGATTAGCGCAACGTTATCCGTATGGCTATCCAGTCGGAGTGGTAACGAATATCCAGCACAATCAAGATGATTTATTTGCCACGATTACCTTAAAACCTTTTGCCCGAGTGAGTCGCTCACGCGAAGTTATTTTAATTTGGCCAACTCATGCAGTTCCCGAAAATGCCTTAGCGAAACAATTAATGGCTATGGATAAAGATCAAGAAATCGCAGCACACAATCAACAACGAGTGGTTACACCATGA
- the gatC gene encoding Asp-tRNA(Asn)/Glu-tRNA(Gln) amidotransferase subunit GatC, whose amino-acid sequence MSIDNTTLQHMAHLARLSLDSDVVEKYIEQFNNILNLVSELDTINTDHVEPMTHPLDLSQRLRADIITESDQHATFLALAPEITDSLFLVPEVIEEGK is encoded by the coding sequence ATGTCAATTGATAACACAACCTTACAGCACATGGCTCATCTTGCACGCCTATCTTTGGATTCTGATGTGGTAGAAAAATATATCGAACAATTCAATAACATTCTGAATTTAGTTTCAGAATTAGATACTATTAACACCGACCATGTGGAACCGATGACACATCCCCTTGATCTTTCCCAACGTCTTCGCGCAGACATCATCACCGAATCCGATCAACATGCTACTTTTCTGGCATTAGCACCAGAAATCACCGACAGTTTATTTTTAGTGCCTGAAGTGATTGAAGAAGGAAAATAA